The sequence GTTCCCACTTTTAAGAAtagttttcaaaatacaaaataccaaaaaaaaaaaaaaaaaaaaaaaaaaagatgtttggGATACCATCCTACTTAAAAATTGAAGTGTGAAAATAGAgctcatgtattttttttttttttttttggataatgacaagctttaaatttaaaaggcaagaatttttttgtgataaaaataaactctttaattttagagacataaaattttgggcaaatctcactatttttaatttatttacaactataccattaaaaaaaaaatttatatcttgaaaaaaatttgctaaCCTGCATTCAAAGtcttattttgaataaaataagaaaataatataaacaattttctaaaaatcatatttaggGTCGGTTTAGGATCCgcttatttttttgaaactgaaattttttattaaaaatactataaataaatataaaaattagatcAATAGTAACAAAAATGGACAAAAATAAACAGACACTTAAACATCATCGGCAAATAGTAATAGATTTAAATGCGGATCCCACCATTTTctgatttctaaaataaaacTCTATTTAAATCCTCTTACAACTTTCTTGTCATCCATGTTATAGTTATCCACAAATAAAGACTGCCCAGTCGAAAAAGCTAGCAAACTCTTTGAACTtatctgttaaaaaaaaaaaaaaaacatacaaactatatattttttttttaaaagaaagaaattccAAGTAAAATCCCAAAATACCCTctaagttcctttttttttttttttttctttttacaaagtAACTGTCAAAAAAACCTGAGATTCCCTCCCCTCTAAAAAGTAGTCACTTTGGTCCCAACCCCAACCCCAACCCAACTCTACACATCACCTCCACCTCTGGACTCTCCCAACTCCCactcctctttttcttcatctcctcaaaATCATCCACACACTGTTTCAACTTCATTTTCTTAACTCGCTTCCTCGACTCAGCGAGTTTTTTACCGGCGACTCGGTCAAAAATTTTCTCCCACCCTTTTTCCCAGTCCCCATGAGCGTCGCAGAGCTGAAGCGCCCCGTTCCTCCAGTTGGTCCAGCTCCACCCTTCGTAAAGCGATAGCATCACGTTGGCCACGCACTTGTCTTGACACGCCGGCGTGCACGGCCTGCACTTCGCCCCACTCAGTGGGCCCGGGCTCGAAATCGCCGCCACCGGAACGCCGTAGGGGGACGGCGGAAACGAGTATTTCCGGTCGGACACAATGCAGAATGGGAGGCGTTTGGCGATGTAAGGGACGCCGAGGGTGCTGAGTTGGGCCTTGAACGATGCCTCCGAGTTGAGTTGCTGGTACCCGGCCGAGTCGAGCTTCGGGATTAGCGCGAGTCGCGAGAGTGCCACCGTTGAGGTGTTGAAATCGCCGATTCCGAGTCGGTCGTTGAGTCCACCGAATGTGGATCCGGGCGGGACCAAGTATTTGCCCGGGACGAAGTTTCTCGGGTCGAGCGGGGCGTTCCAGTACCCGTCGACTCGGGTTCGGACTATCCAGTcgtatttgaagtttttttcttcttggtaCGCTTTGATCATTGTTAGGCAACCCTCCACCAGGTTGAAGTATTGCAAGAGGCcctgaaatgaaaaagaattgtAAATAAGGGGGGCTTTGTTGCAATTAAGATAAATTGAAATGTAGTAGTGTCGCAATCCACGTAGATTGTGAGTGTGACCCCGGAACAAGAAGCTGGATATGCAACTCTGCCGTGTACCATATTAAATGTGTATTTAGAtaccatttattttgttaaaaattgaaaataataaaaaataataattaaaaaattactgtttAACCTTTAGTTACTGTTTATATGCTTGTTTATATTGTTCATGAAACATAAACAAtgcataattaaaaaaaaaaaataaaggttgaAAACACAAACACGAGAATCAGGATGCGCAAACCAAACAAAcgctaaatataaaatataaaatagtttttactAAGAATTTGGACTTTTCGTGGTTTAAGTTGGATTTGTACCAATCAAAAGGGTTTAggttattttaataaaattcaacccccaaaaattaaaaaaatagaatgaaaaatCTTCGGATGAAAAAACAACAAGGTGTTTCGAATGCATGTATCTTCACACTCATATGAGAGTGAACCCTACAAATATAGGGTCCACTCTCATATGAGTGTGAAGATGCATGCATCCGAAACACCTTATACCACTTCATTCGGATGGctggttgaaaagaaaacacTCAACTTCCATGGGAGAGTATCAATGGTAAGTCGagggaagaaaaaataaataaaggacaaaatttgattataataTCTTGGTACtgtttcttaaaattttcttttaagacTTGACCATGTagttacttaattaaaaaatacacttttatcttatgataaaaaatttacatagcAAAATCTTAAGAGGGAGAACAAACACTACTTAAATACTGTATCTAAGTCTTaactaatataaaataataataataaacacatttattgaattttggcAACTTCTTTGGAATTATGCcatggacaatttttttttttaccaatccaCTTTTGAAAAATCTTCATTTAACTTATTAAGTGACGATTTATATAAAGGTTATATTAATGAGTAATTCTAAGATATTCTCAAAGTACGAcgatgttctttttttttcttgtttagaaTAGAGTCCATATCATAAATATAGGGAGCATCATTTTCGCTATTATCTGAAAGTACCTAAGTATTTTTCTATGTTAACATGTgctaaataaattatatttaaaaaaagttttaaatcctatccaaaaaaaaaaaattaaaaccactTTTACAAtgaatataaaaagttgtcaccAAATTTAATCCGCAGGAGCCCTTGTTAACATTTTCATGTATTCCAGTTTTGCTAACGAATAAAATTCTTTATGTTTACTGTCTAAACAAATCAcgaaacccaataaaaaaatctatctaAAAGCAAACTAGAATATGCTTATTATCTAAACAAATCACGAAACCGAATAGAAAAATCTATCTAGAAACAATCTAGAATAGTACTATTGTCGAGGAGTGCCTTGAATGTGACCTATAGAAGTGCCCACAAGTGTATGGTTCTGGTGGAGTATCAAGTATCAATCTAATCTAAACAGTTATAAcagggacaaattttttttattggtcgCATAAGTTAGTGCTTCAATTGGGAAATTTGCCATGAGAGTTCCAAAATTTTCGTGcactgataaaaaaaataattattatttttttgagaaaacaaataataattattattcttattattatgtCAATCTTTGTCGAATCAGATAGGTAGATAAgctaaattttagatttaaatttaaaatttatatatatatttggcaaGGTAGATAAACAAACCTGAATACCGTTGGGCGAGTTGGCCGCCGTGAGGACTCGGACCTGTGACTCGGTTTCCGGCAAGGTCTTGGGCTCGAAGATTCGAACCGAGGCGAGTCTAGGAGCGCTTTTCAAAAGCGAGAACTTGAACGAGTTTTGGTCCAACGGACTGTGCAAAAAAAGATCCGAATTCGGATACACTTTAAGAATCTTCTCCACAATGGACGGTCCGGTTAGCTCAAACCTCCGGGCCccaccaaccaaacaaaccGCCATTCTTGACCGATCCAACTCGtccttcctcttcctcctccacGACTGAGTCCCCGCCGAGTTTGTCCAATTTATCACCGAAGAATTCGAATTGTCGACGGACGTGACATTTTTAGGTTCCGGTGGTGGCGAAAAGGCGTGGCTGATGATAAAGTCTCGGAGAGGTGCAAAAGAGGAAAAGGGATTGTTGGGtgtggaggagagagaaatgaagagaaaaagagagataggTGGGAttatcaaaaagagaaaacgcCAATCAAGATCTGAAACCCATCTCGAAATATGCATGGTGACGATGTTTTTATGGTTGTTTATCATCTCTGATTCTTTTCATGGTATTTCCAGGATCTTCCCAAACAAGAGAAATTTTTAagaatgaaggaaaatgaaTTCCTTGGgattgcttttttattttcccgGACGAGTTGGTTTTTCTTGGGTGATGAGGAAGATGGCAAAGTCTTTTGGCGTGAGCCGTGAATGGGGTTTTTAGGTAAGCTGGGAACAATTGTGCTTCATCAAGGGTACTTTCGGAATTATGTATTCAATGCTTTCTCATAAAGTAATACCGAAACCGCTTCTGAATTCTGAACTTACAAAACTGGTAATTACTTTTGATGAATGTGATTACTATTTTTAATcatgatcctttttttttttttttttttttgatagggatccatttttaatttAATCCTTAAAATGTACGAACTTTGAGGTGgaccccctcaaaaaaaaaaaaaaaaaaaaactgtgagGTGGAAGAATTTTGACGACATTCttatattcctttattttatttatttatttacacgTTATGGGTGTAGTTGTTTTCATGACAGGTTAAGAATGataattttgatataataaattaagaatGAACAATTACACATTCTTGATATCGTGTAATATCCATAAAAATACTACATAGCTTCGAGAGTGGCCTTAGGGGAGGCAGTGTACTACATGCCTCTACCATTTTCTGTCAGCAGTGATGTCAAATTAGATCGGAAGTCAGAAAACCTTATTTATttaagtgtgtgtatatatatttgtttagcacttattttttgagtaattcaatgaacattttttaataaatactataattatcaaattttatatatatttttggttttggcaAGGTTTGAATTCTAATATCTCCTCCTAAATGGCTATTGACTTTATCaatctatgtatatattactAATAGGCAAAGTTCAGATAAAACctaattagaattttaaattaaaatctaattttgtgtcatttgTCTAAATTGAGTGTAGAAATtgaagagtccaaatccaattagattctaaatttaatttaaattagatTCAATTTTACGCCAGttgtccatctaattttttaatttttgtggcaagtgaattattaggtgcaaaaatcaaaaagtctaaatccaattaaattttaaattataaacacacacacacacacatatatatatatatatatttatttatatataatgagaaattattatatattttagatacgtatagttttaaaaaagtgtaagctaataacttatataatttgaacatctttaaaatatatagtttaaactatttaattgtgattttatcAGTGCATATGCACAGAGTTACacactaattaaattaattaaagtcCACATCAAATTTCATAAACATTAATACAATCTTAATAAATGTCTATTACTccatcataattattaaattttatatttatatactaaattaaagagaggaaaaataaatttttaaaaacaaatatctattattaaaaaaaaattatgcattataCGCGTTGTTGacttaatatataataaacCGAATAACACCGGTTAAAAAGTGAAGAAATAGTTTTTCATTAAGTGTTGTGGGGTcagggaacttatgatccggtCCACGATCTACCAGGGCCCAGGGCCCGTACCGAGGAGggtatttgccgaggacgaatggggaAAGGTCGAAATGCcggggacacagccgaggatgaccctgtcctcggcactccaagacttcaaagggaagagcaacaTCTCATTGAGGGCTGCCCCCAAAAAACCCCCTGAAGGagatgcgagtagaatgggacccacgtgggggtacggtgcgaaactggttcagggtaaatacgtcccctccgcattaaatgcacccgccaacgtcctaaccatgttaatgagaaaagacgcttggacagggtgacttcgatcatcgcgactaacaaaaagtaaggagggacagctgatgggacgggtactgaAGTAGacacctgcctgatcaacaagtgaAGGGCTAAGATCAACTAAGACgggttatataatgtgaaggttgatgcACCAaggagggggctgggaaaaatggccaaaaaccagagcctcccagcccacccccaggagaaagactcctagagcGAATACGATTTAATCCTGTCTGAACACCACGACAAActaccgtctggtgaccaaggcctagtctttcaaacccacgctttataaatgatattatttgaacatttttacatgcgaacccaacattattatgggtcgttacaaattgtgtccttataattggcaccgtctgtggggaggcttgtgtcttggcacaAGTAGTGGGTTGAGACAATCCCTCACATCATTTCCAACAGCCGGatgtagtgttctagcgtaaagttccactaggggctacgtttcttcactaggggctgcgcttcgtaGCATCAGCAGCACGAAcgattctaggggcttggccaaggagctaatccccctaaaaccaaggtcccacgccatagtcgaggggttaattcccccaactacttaagaatcaagttttagacagaaccaaggtattgcatggtcctcggactcaaacctatggggaaaccaactacttaaaaatcaagttttggacagaaccaaggtattgcatggtcctcgaactcaaacctatggggaaaccaactacttaaaaactgagttttggacagaaccaaggtattgcatggtccttggactcaaacctatggggaaaccaactacttaaatatcaagttttggacagaaccaagttgATGCCTATGTACCCGCTGAAATAGGTCCAGACATGAGTTCAACACCCTATGGGGGCAGGCGTGCTAGTATTCTGAAACAGGGTCCTAAACATGTCCTATGTGCAACCATGCATACATGTTACGATAATTAGTTCAGAAATCATAAACAGTAGTAAGTATCGACGAGGGCAACTGACaagtaaccaaaaggaaaaaggaagaaaaaaatttcatatatgtgGTCAACAGGTTCAAATTACCAACAGACTACAAAGttttgtcaataaaaaaaaaaaaaaaaaactaattaaccattaaactaaaaacaaatacgaAGCTTGGCCGGGGTTTCTACTTCTTTAATTTTGCATCGGCCACATTCTGGGAAAGCGTAACGGGATCAACTTCGACGCCCTGGAGGAcagtcccttctggggaagacTGAGTAGGATCGGTGTTGGTGCTCTTGgggaccacagcaaggggaattGTCTGTAGGGGCTGGGCAAGTATGGCTGGCTCTTCGGCATTAGGCATCTGAGTGCCGACTACAGGCTCAGCAACCTCTTTGGGTACCTCGGGATCCGTACGCTGAGATGCTTCTATCACATCCTGAAACTCTCCCCCTTTAAGCGGCTCGCCAGGAGAGGCGCCGACCTATACAGTTTCCGACTGAGTGACCCCTCATTCATGTTGGTCGCTCACAGCCTTGGAGCTGGTGGAGGTGGCCTCACGGATGGTTgtagggtagaatatgttctccGCTTTCCACAAATCGAACGAAGCATCCACCCCAACTCGCTTCAAgacctcttcccaaacctgggagcagtaaaGCCTGCATACTCCGGGAATTTGGGCTTTGAGGGAGACTTGGGTGTCAGCTACCCCCGCATTGTAACCCTCATccttggccgtttccttggcaGCCTCAGCCTCAGTCTCGTTTCTAGCAAACTCAGCCTCCTGCTTGGCCCTCATGGCTTCGTCCCGGGCATACTCTGCCACACCTTTGTCATTCTCTGCCAAGATCagtcttttatttaaatcactgatctgctccttggcTATTCGCAATTGATCCTCGGCTTCTAGCAGACGttttgtttggtcctcggcctgtttttgggcgctaGCTAAACCCGCCGAGGCGCTATCCCTATCTCGGATAGCTTCTGTTAAGGCAGCCTTGGCCTTGGCGAGGTCGTCCTCGGAAGCTTTGAGAGTCCGCGTGGCCTTTAAGCGCTTAGAGCGTTCATTCTCGACCGCCTTACTCTGCTTGTTCACTtcctcctccatcctataggtggcctggagagcctgtcaagggAGATAAATAAATCGTGAATGATAGACCGGGAGtaagagttaataaagttttagggTTCAAgagccttaccatgcccaagtgcCTCTTCGTGctgaggaaaacctcctgcatcctcattttcttcaaccCATCCACGTCGGTGGGAAgcagcatggttctccctagtgCGTCTGCCACATAaccaccctcgccatctccaaggtccctcatggacgCGGTTTCCAGCCGTGGCcccccgtggagcattgggCGGGAAGCCAGGCGTTTGGCAAGGATTGGGCCTcaatcccctttcccttgccttgggAAGATTGGGTTTCAGTCTCTTTACCCTTACTTTGGTGCCCAATCTTCAATTGTTTCGCACGCAGGGCTTCCTCCCtctccttagaaggttgggattttcccccatccatggtttccttgcccttgggactcctctttctctttgaatcagtgctctccggccgaggaggcagagctgGTTGGGGAGGAGCAAAAAGTTTGGGGCGAGGGGATTGTGGCTGTGACTTTGTGGAGGATGACCTAGTCTGGATAGTTTGGGGCTGAGGTGGTGGGGACGGAGCATTGGATTGCGGAGTTCCCTGCGCACCCTTCCCCGGTTGACCCTCAAGGAGGTCGAATAAGCtggtcgggggctttctcttaagtcccatctcggcttggGAAGATGTGCCTATT is a genomic window of Quercus lobata isolate SW786 chromosome 2, ValleyOak3.0 Primary Assembly, whole genome shotgun sequence containing:
- the LOC115974611 gene encoding uncharacterized protein LOC115974611, with the protein product MINNHKNIVTMHISRWVSDLDWRFLFLIIPPISLFLFISLSSTPNNPFSSFAPLRDFIISHAFSPPPEPKNVTSVDNSNSSVINWTNSAGTQSWRRKRKDELDRSRMAVCLVGGARRFELTGPSIVEKILKVYPNSDLFLHSPLDQNSFKFSLLKSAPRLASVRIFEPKTLPETESQVRVLTAANSPNGIQGLLQYFNLVEGCLTMIKAYQEEKNFKYDWIVRTRVDGYWNAPLDPRNFVPGKYLVPPGSTFGGLNDRLGIGDFNTSTVALSRLALIPKLDSAGYQQLNSEASFKAQLSTLGVPYIAKRLPFCIVSDRKYSFPPSPYGVPVAAISSPGPLSGAKCRPCTPACQDKCVANVMLSLYEGWSWTNWRNGALQLCDAHGDWEKGWEKIFDRVAGKKLAESRKRVKKMKLKQCVDDFEEMKKKRSGSWESPEVEVMCRVGLGLGLGPK